The Pseudomonas sp. FP2309 genome has a window encoding:
- a CDS encoding LysR family transcriptional regulator: protein MRLRHIEIFQAIRQTGSVSAAAQLLHVSQPAVTKVLQHAELQLGFPLFLRVRGKLQPTPEALALESEVEKVTASLQGVRRLAKSLRRAPGHSVRIGAIPALALSLLPPTILAWKRDYPDIACELSSDHSRELVQKLLMREIDLALTLNFSGHPGLTTQVLANGVLVALASKGYWPNADLHRPLPLADLAGAPLIGLSSADPLAARLDSYLESVEPAPRVTISVQTYSLARAMVESGAGLTVIDPFTALGASTATTCIRPLSPPLPITLYALTRANEPPPHMLAKLLEMFGDRAREWLERL, encoded by the coding sequence ATGCGCCTGCGTCATATCGAGATCTTCCAAGCCATCCGCCAGACCGGCTCCGTCAGCGCCGCCGCGCAGTTGCTGCATGTGTCGCAACCGGCAGTGACCAAGGTGCTGCAACACGCCGAGTTGCAGCTGGGGTTCCCGCTGTTTCTGCGGGTGCGCGGCAAATTGCAGCCCACGCCGGAAGCCCTGGCGCTGGAAAGCGAAGTCGAGAAAGTCACCGCGAGCCTGCAGGGCGTGCGGCGCCTGGCCAAGAGTTTGCGGCGTGCGCCGGGGCACAGTGTACGCATTGGCGCGATCCCGGCATTGGCCCTGTCTTTGCTGCCTCCGACGATCCTGGCGTGGAAACGCGATTACCCGGACATCGCCTGCGAGCTGTCCAGCGACCACAGCCGCGAACTGGTGCAAAAGCTATTGATGCGCGAGATCGACCTGGCGCTGACACTCAACTTCTCCGGCCACCCAGGGCTGACCACCCAAGTGCTGGCCAATGGTGTGCTGGTGGCGCTGGCGTCGAAGGGCTATTGGCCGAATGCCGACCTGCATCGGCCGCTGCCATTGGCCGACCTGGCCGGCGCGCCGTTGATCGGCCTGTCCAGCGCCGACCCGTTGGCGGCGAGGCTCGACAGTTACCTGGAAAGTGTCGAGCCCGCACCGCGGGTGACGATCTCGGTGCAAACCTACTCACTGGCCCGTGCGATGGTGGAATCCGGCGCGGGGTTAACCGTGATCGACCCCTTCACCGCCTTGGGCGCCTCGACGGCCACCACCTGCATCCGTCCACTCAGCCCGCCGCTGCCCATCACGCTGTACGCACTGACCCGCGCCAATGAGCCGCCACCGCATATGCTGGCCAAGCTGCTGGAGATGTTTGGCGACCGCGCCCGCGAATGGCTGGAGCGCCTGTAA
- a CDS encoding transporter substrate-binding domain-containing protein produces MKKILLTGCTLGLLLGAQAYANEPALDGTLSKIANAKAITLGYRDASVPFSYVGDSSGKPMGYSVDLAGKIVERIQQKIGLADLQVKYNLVTSQTRIPLVQNGTVDLECGSTGVTAERQKQVAFSYGFIYVKGQLLTARDSGIKGFTDLAGKNVVTTAGTTNERFLKSYNAEHKANMFVISAKDHGEAFKMLETGRAVAFYMDDALLYGERAKAKDPHHWVVVGEEQSREIYSCMVRKDDPQFLAVVNDTLGDLYRSGEINGIYQRWFEQPIPPKGLNLEFPMTRELKAIIAKPVSDPVE; encoded by the coding sequence ATGAAAAAGATCCTGTTGACCGGCTGCACCCTCGGGCTTTTGTTGGGCGCACAGGCCTACGCCAATGAACCGGCCCTGGACGGTACGCTGAGCAAAATCGCTAACGCCAAGGCCATCACCTTGGGGTATCGCGATGCCTCGGTGCCGTTTTCCTACGTAGGGGACAGCAGCGGCAAACCCATGGGCTATTCGGTGGACCTGGCGGGCAAGATTGTCGAGCGTATCCAGCAGAAAATCGGCCTGGCCGATCTTCAGGTGAAGTACAACCTGGTGACTTCCCAGACCCGTATCCCGCTGGTGCAGAACGGCACCGTTGATCTGGAATGCGGCTCCACGGGGGTGACGGCCGAGCGGCAGAAACAGGTGGCGTTTTCCTACGGGTTTATTTACGTAAAGGGCCAGTTGCTGACGGCCAGGGACAGCGGCATCAAGGGCTTCACCGACCTGGCGGGCAAGAACGTGGTGACCACCGCCGGCACCACGAACGAGCGCTTCCTCAAAAGTTATAACGCCGAGCACAAGGCCAATATGTTCGTGATCAGCGCCAAGGACCACGGTGAAGCGTTCAAGATGCTTGAGACCGGCCGCGCGGTTGCGTTCTACATGGATGACGCATTGCTTTACGGTGAGCGCGCCAAGGCCAAGGATCCGCACCATTGGGTCGTGGTGGGCGAGGAGCAATCGCGGGAGATCTACAGCTGCATGGTGCGCAAGGACGACCCGCAGTTTCTCGCGGTGGTCAATGACACCTTGGGCGACTTGTACCGCAGCGGCGAGATCAACGGGATTTACCAGCGCTGGTTTGAGCAGCCGATTCCGCCCAAGGGCTTGAACCTGGAGTTCCCGATGACCCGCGAGTTGAAGGCGATTATCGCCAAGCCGGTCAGTGACCCAGTGGAGTGA
- a CDS encoding malonate decarboxylase holo-ACP synthase has translation MVNAHDLLWGMTPAHLPADAPAWAVEAISAGHPVVVRRAVAPAGQVAVGVRGRLREQRLAAHMPIAAVRRRVVPEALRGVISPRDLPALQALEQLRPVLAQANWGVSGSAGFELATGIEALHALSDLDLILRAPQPLARELARALLAKLDKAPCAVDLQLQTPFGAVALREWAGPSRRVLLKTASGAQLVLDPWQAVA, from the coding sequence ATGGTGAACGCCCACGACTTGCTCTGGGGCATGACCCCGGCGCACCTGCCCGCCGACGCACCGGCCTGGGCGGTGGAAGCTATCAGCGCCGGCCACCCGGTGGTGGTGCGTCGTGCCGTTGCCCCGGCGGGCCAGGTGGCGGTGGGCGTGCGCGGGCGTTTGCGCGAGCAGCGCCTGGCAGCCCATATGCCGATTGCCGCCGTGCGTCGGCGTGTGGTGCCTGAAGCGCTGCGCGGCGTGATCTCGCCCCGTGACCTGCCGGCATTACAGGCGCTGGAGCAACTACGACCCGTGCTGGCGCAGGCCAATTGGGGCGTCAGTGGCAGCGCCGGCTTTGAGTTGGCCACTGGCATTGAAGCGTTGCACGCCCTGAGCGACCTGGATTTGATTCTGCGTGCGCCGCAGCCGCTGGCGCGCGAGCTTGCCCGCGCGCTGCTGGCGAAATTGGACAAGGCGCCGTGCGCGGTAGACCTGCAATTGCAAACCCCGTTTGGCGCGGTGGCCTTGCGCGAATGGGCCGGCCCCTCACGGCGCGTGCTGCTCAAAACCGCCAGCGGTGCGCAGCTTGTCCTCGACCCCTGGCAGGCCGTGGCATGA
- the madM gene encoding malonate transporter subunit MadM yields the protein MYESMMKVITGYGLISGFAIIGLTMWVSYWISDTFTKGRLHGSAIAILLGLVLSYVGGAFTGGSKGVVDIPLLSGIGLLGGAMLRDFAIVATAFGVSVDELKRAGFVGVLALFVGVGSSFVAGVGVAMAFGYTDAVSLTTIGAGAVTYIVGPVTGAAIGASSEVMALSIAAGLIKAILVMVMTPFVAPLIGLNNPRSAVIFGGLMGTSSGVAGGLAATDPKLVPYGCLTAAFYTALGCLLGPSLLFLLMRGLVG from the coding sequence ATGTACGAATCCATGATGAAAGTGATCACCGGCTACGGCCTGATCAGCGGTTTCGCGATAATCGGCCTGACCATGTGGGTCTCCTACTGGATCTCCGACACCTTCACCAAGGGCCGTCTGCATGGCTCGGCCATCGCCATTTTGCTGGGGTTGGTGCTGTCTTACGTGGGCGGCGCCTTCACGGGTGGCTCCAAGGGGGTGGTGGATATTCCGCTGTTATCGGGCATCGGGCTGTTGGGTGGGGCGATGCTGCGGGACTTCGCAATCGTCGCCACGGCGTTTGGCGTGAGTGTGGATGAGCTGAAACGCGCCGGGTTTGTGGGCGTGCTGGCGTTGTTTGTCGGGGTGGGCTCATCGTTCGTCGCTGGCGTCGGCGTGGCCATGGCGTTCGGCTACACCGATGCCGTGAGCCTCACCACCATTGGGGCGGGCGCGGTGACCTACATCGTCGGGCCGGTCACAGGGGCGGCGATTGGCGCCAGCTCCGAGGTGATGGCGCTGTCGATTGCCGCCGGGTTGATCAAGGCGATTCTGGTAATGGTCATGACCCCGTTCGTGGCGCCGCTGATTGGCCTCAACAATCCTCGCAGTGCGGTGATCTTCGGCGGGTTGATGGGCACCTCCAGTGGTGTGGCGGGCGGGCTGGCGGCGACCGATCCGAAACTGGTGCCTTATGGCTGTCTGACTGCGGCGTTCTATACGGCGCTGGGGTGTCTGCTGGGGCCGTCGTTGTTGTTTTTGCTGATGCGCGGGTTGGTGGGCTGA
- a CDS encoding LysR substrate-binding domain-containing protein, which translates to MLIDEEFTLKKLEIFLAFMRTGNLARAAAELQTSNVSVHRAIHSLENALRCPLFKHEGRNLTPLESAYVLEERAQKLVADVVDSVRLTREAAGFSAERFKLGSLYSLTVKTVPQLIMGLKIRRSELNIDLILGSNFDLLYKLKNMEVDAILISLDEHANDPDCEQIALFSDDIFLATPADSPLDRAREIDLADVRDATFITLTQGFATHQDGNRVFKQAGFEPKVAMQVNDIFTLLSMVSSGVGYALLPGRIAAVYENRVKLIPLQAKYRLQQHIGVVFLKAKERDPNLLALLAECRMYANRQLTA; encoded by the coding sequence ATGCTGATCGACGAAGAATTCACCCTCAAAAAACTCGAAATCTTCCTGGCGTTCATGCGCACCGGCAACCTCGCCCGCGCCGCCGCCGAACTGCAAACCAGCAACGTCAGCGTGCACCGCGCCATTCATTCGCTGGAAAACGCCCTGCGCTGCCCCCTGTTCAAACATGAAGGGCGCAACCTCACGCCGCTGGAAAGCGCCTACGTACTTGAAGAACGCGCGCAGAAACTGGTGGCCGATGTGGTCGACAGCGTACGTCTGACCCGCGAAGCCGCAGGGTTTTCGGCCGAGCGCTTCAAGCTGGGCTCGCTGTATTCGCTGACGGTAAAGACCGTACCGCAGCTGATCATGGGCCTGAAAATCCGCCGCAGTGAACTCAACATCGACCTGATCCTGGGCTCCAACTTCGACCTGCTCTACAAGCTCAAGAACATGGAAGTCGACGCGATCCTGATCTCCCTCGACGAACACGCCAACGACCCGGACTGCGAACAGATCGCGCTGTTCTCCGACGACATCTTCCTCGCCACCCCGGCCGACTCGCCCTTGGACCGCGCCCGCGAAATCGACCTGGCCGACGTGCGCGACGCGACCTTCATCACCCTCACCCAAGGCTTCGCCACCCACCAGGACGGCAACCGTGTGTTCAAGCAGGCGGGGTTCGAGCCGAAGGTGGCGATGCAGGTCAACGACATCTTCACGCTGTTGAGCATGGTCAGTTCGGGGGTGGGCTATGCGCTGCTGCCGGGGCGGATTGCCGCGGTGTATGAGAACCGCGTGAAGCTGATACCGCTGCAAGCCAAGTATCGCCTGCAGCAGCATATTGGGGTGGTGTTCCTCAAGGCCAAGGAGCGTGACCCTAATTTGCTGGCGTTGTTGGCCGAGTGCCGGATGTATGCCAACCGGCAGCTGACCGCCTGA
- the mdcE gene encoding biotin-independent malonate decarboxylase subunit gamma, which yields MRGLQWFNALSAGAAPVAGLPDSVKVADGMLGEQAVRFIAVVTDAQNRFPRARNGEVGLLEGWGLAKAVDQAIALGDKRPIIAIVDVPSQAYGRREEALGIHQALAGAADSYARARLAGHPVIALLVGKAMSGAFLAHGYQANRLIALRDPGVMVHAMGKASAARVTLRSVEELEALAASVPPMAYDIDSFASLGLLWETLSVRRIEQPTAEDVTRVSECLVSAIKDVDGCELSGRLGAPHRAASSHVRQLLREQW from the coding sequence ATGAGAGGGTTGCAGTGGTTTAACGCGTTGAGCGCGGGGGCCGCGCCCGTCGCCGGGCTGCCGGACTCAGTGAAAGTGGCCGACGGCATGTTGGGTGAACAGGCGGTGCGTTTCATTGCCGTGGTCACCGACGCGCAAAACCGTTTCCCCCGTGCGCGCAACGGCGAAGTTGGCCTGCTCGAGGGCTGGGGCCTGGCCAAGGCGGTGGATCAAGCCATTGCCCTTGGCGACAAGCGCCCCATCATTGCCATCGTCGACGTACCAAGCCAGGCGTATGGCCGTCGCGAAGAAGCCCTCGGCATCCATCAGGCCCTGGCTGGCGCTGCCGACAGCTACGCCCGCGCCCGCCTGGCCGGGCACCCGGTGATCGCGCTGCTGGTGGGCAAGGCCATGTCCGGTGCATTCCTGGCCCACGGCTACCAGGCCAACCGCCTGATCGCCCTGCGCGATCCCGGTGTGATGGTGCACGCCATGGGCAAGGCTTCAGCGGCGCGGGTGACCCTGCGCAGCGTAGAAGAACTCGAAGCCCTGGCCGCCAGCGTGCCGCCCATGGCCTATGACATCGACAGCTTCGCCAGCCTCGGCCTGTTGTGGGAGACCTTGTCGGTCAGGCGGATCGAACAGCCCACGGCCGAGGATGTGACGCGAGTCAGCGAGTGCCTGGTGAGTGCGATCAAGGACGTGGACGGCTGTGAGTTGAGCGGCCGTCTCGGCGCCCCTCACCGCGCGGCCTCCAGTCACGTCCGCCAACTGCTGCGGGAACAATGGTGA
- a CDS encoding hemolysin III family protein, with translation MYHGERFNAWSHLLGAVAACIGVVWMLVVASLDGSPWKIVSVAIYGFTLMVLYSASTVYHSVRGRRKQIMQKVDHFSIYLLIAGSYTPFCLVTLRGPWGWTLFGIVWGLAVIGILQEIKPRSEARILSIVIYAVMGWIVLVAVKPLLAALGTAGFTWLAAGGVLYTVGIIFFALEDRLRHSHGIWHLFVIGGSLLHFVAIMHYVL, from the coding sequence ATGTATCACGGGGAACGCTTCAACGCCTGGAGCCATTTGCTCGGTGCAGTCGCGGCGTGTATTGGCGTCGTGTGGATGTTGGTGGTGGCGAGTCTGGATGGCAGCCCCTGGAAGATCGTCAGCGTGGCGATTTATGGCTTTACCCTGATGGTGTTGTACAGCGCGTCGACCGTGTACCACAGCGTGCGCGGGCGGCGTAAACAGATCATGCAGAAGGTCGATCACTTTTCGATCTACCTGTTGATCGCCGGCAGCTACACGCCGTTTTGCCTGGTAACCCTTCGCGGCCCGTGGGGCTGGACGCTGTTCGGCATCGTGTGGGGTCTGGCGGTGATCGGCATTCTGCAGGAGATCAAGCCGCGCTCCGAGGCGCGCATCCTGTCGATCGTGATCTACGCGGTGATGGGCTGGATCGTGCTGGTGGCGGTCAAGCCGCTGCTGGCCGCACTGGGCACGGCCGGGTTTACCTGGCTGGCCGCGGGCGGGGTGTTGTACACGGTGGGCATTATCTTTTTTGCCCTGGAGGATCGCCTGCGCCATTCCCATGGGATCTGGCACTTGTTCGTGATCGGCGGCAGCCTGCTGCATTTCGTGGCGATCATGCATTACGTGCTGTGA
- a CDS encoding D-amino acid dehydrogenase has product MAGMVCIIGGGVIGLASAYALVRAGHDVTVIDARDSLGSETSFANGGQLSYRYVAPLADAGVPLQALGWLLRGDSPLKLRPRLDPQQWRWMAAFLGACRHSVNTRNAAHLLRLATLSQSTLQQWREDDRLDGFDWRRNGKLVMFRTAARFDQARGKVIDNRHQQVLSAAECAGLEPALAGGGFVGGIHTPSEEVADCHGFCQQLAARLAASGRCTFLLGRKVTAIRHANGVVHAIELGNDVMPVQRLVLAAGHRSAELGLPGLALPLYPLKGYSLSVPIGAQHQAPNVSITDYERKVVYARIGEQLRVAAMVDIVGFDAGLEPKRLALIKRQAVETFPAAGDYAHAVEWAGMRPATPTGVPLIGASVYRNLWLNLGHGALGFTLACGSGQLLAELIDQRTPSIDMQGLSPRAA; this is encoded by the coding sequence GTGGCAGGGATGGTGTGCATCATTGGCGGCGGGGTGATCGGTTTGGCCAGTGCTTACGCGTTGGTACGCGCAGGCCATGACGTGACCGTGATCGACGCCCGCGACAGCCTTGGCAGCGAAACCAGTTTCGCCAACGGTGGGCAATTGTCTTACCGCTATGTTGCACCGTTGGCGGATGCCGGCGTGCCACTGCAAGCGCTTGGCTGGCTGCTGCGCGGCGATTCTCCACTCAAACTGCGCCCGCGCCTTGACCCCCAGCAGTGGCGTTGGATGGCGGCCTTTCTCGGCGCTTGCCGTCACTCGGTGAACACCCGCAATGCCGCCCACCTGCTGCGCCTGGCGACGCTGAGCCAGAGCACCTTGCAGCAATGGCGCGAGGACGATCGCCTGGACGGCTTCGACTGGCGGCGCAATGGCAAGTTGGTGATGTTTCGCACGGCCGCTCGCTTCGACCAGGCGCGCGGCAAGGTCATCGATAACCGGCACCAGCAGGTGCTGTCGGCCGCCGAATGCGCGGGCCTGGAGCCGGCGTTGGCGGGCGGTGGTTTTGTCGGCGGTATCCATACGCCGAGCGAGGAGGTGGCCGATTGTCATGGGTTCTGCCAGCAGTTGGCGGCCCGGCTCGCCGCCTCGGGGCGCTGTACCTTTTTGCTGGGGCGCAAGGTGACCGCAATTCGCCACGCGAACGGGGTGGTGCACGCCATCGAACTGGGTAACGACGTGATGCCGGTGCAACGACTGGTGCTGGCAGCCGGGCATCGCAGCGCCGAGTTGGGGCTGCCGGGCCTGGCGCTGCCACTGTACCCGCTCAAGGGCTACAGCCTGAGCGTGCCGATTGGCGCGCAGCACCAGGCCCCGAACGTAAGCATCACCGATTACGAGCGCAAGGTCGTCTACGCGCGGATCGGCGAGCAACTGCGGGTCGCGGCCATGGTGGATATCGTCGGCTTCGATGCCGGCCTTGAGCCCAAGCGCCTGGCGCTGATCAAGCGTCAGGCGGTCGAGACATTTCCTGCGGCCGGCGACTACGCCCACGCGGTGGAATGGGCCGGCATGCGGCCTGCCACCCCGACCGGAGTGCCGCTGATTGGTGCCAGCGTCTATCGCAACCTTTGGCTGAACCTGGGCCACGGCGCATTGGGCTTTACCCTCGCGTGCGGCAGCGGCCAATTGCTGGCCGAATTGATCGACCAGCGCACGCCTTCCATCGATATGCAGGGCCTGTCGCCCCGCGCCGCATAA
- a CDS encoding 16S rRNA (uracil(1498)-N(3))-methyltransferase: MRLSRFFTDTPLSLGDVELPEAQAHYISRVLRMVEGDAVQLFDGSGQEFRGTLLEVGKKRVSVQLTEHFAGQSESPLHIHLGQGLSRGERMDWAIQKATELGVNAITPIFSERCEVRLKDERADKRLLHWRQVAISACEQCGRSTVPVIHPPLLLADWLKHAEADLKLVLHPVAEPMVSHAKPSSLAFLIGPEGGLTDAEVDAATDAGFHAARLGPRVLRTETAPVVALAVAQQLWGDF; this comes from the coding sequence GCGACGTTGAACTGCCCGAAGCCCAGGCGCATTACATCAGCCGCGTCCTGCGCATGGTCGAAGGCGACGCCGTGCAACTGTTCGACGGCTCCGGCCAGGAGTTTCGCGGCACATTGTTGGAGGTCGGTAAAAAACGCGTCAGTGTGCAACTGACGGAACACTTCGCGGGCCAGAGTGAATCGCCGCTGCACATCCACCTCGGCCAGGGCCTGTCCCGGGGCGAGCGCATGGATTGGGCGATTCAGAAAGCCACGGAGCTGGGGGTCAACGCGATCACGCCGATTTTCAGCGAGCGCTGCGAAGTGCGCCTCAAGGACGAGCGCGCCGACAAACGCCTGCTGCACTGGCGCCAGGTGGCGATCAGTGCCTGCGAGCAATGCGGACGCTCCACCGTTCCGGTGATTCACCCACCGCTGTTGCTGGCGGACTGGCTCAAGCACGCCGAGGCGGACCTCAAGCTGGTGCTGCACCCGGTCGCCGAGCCGATGGTCAGCCATGCCAAGCCGTCGAGCCTGGCGTTCCTGATCGGGCCGGAAGGCGGGCTGACCGACGCTGAAGTCGACGCCGCCACGGATGCAGGCTTCCACGCCGCGCGCCTGGGCCCGCGCGTGTTACGCACCGAGACCGCGCCCGTAGTCGCATTGGCCGTCGCCCAACAGCTGTGGGGCGACTTCTAA
- a CDS encoding biotin-independent malonate decarboxylase subunit beta, whose amino-acid sequence MTDLLAKHSFVELGARQRAKALLDAGSYRELLDPFQRVMSPWLSRQGVVPQADDGVIIAKGSIDGLPVVIAAIEGNFQGGSLGEVGGAKIAGALELAAEDNRNGVPTRAVLLLETGGVRLQEANLGLAAIADIHAAIVDLRQYQPVIAVVAGSVGCFGGMSIAAGLCSYLVVTREARLGLNGPQVIEQEAGLEEYDSRDRPFIWSLTGGEQRFNSALVDRYVADDVVQIQQTVTTLLHAGVPARQRSRQADFYLARLAELDTTAQIDPATVRDLYQGERS is encoded by the coding sequence ATGACTGACTTGCTCGCCAAACACAGCTTTGTCGAACTCGGTGCGCGCCAGCGGGCCAAGGCCTTGCTGGACGCCGGCTCCTACCGTGAACTGCTCGACCCGTTCCAACGTGTCATGTCGCCCTGGCTCAGCCGCCAAGGCGTGGTCCCCCAGGCTGACGACGGGGTCATCATCGCCAAAGGCAGCATTGATGGCTTGCCGGTGGTGATCGCGGCCATCGAAGGCAACTTCCAGGGTGGCAGCCTTGGTGAAGTCGGCGGCGCAAAAATCGCCGGCGCGCTGGAACTGGCTGCCGAAGACAATCGCAACGGCGTGCCGACCCGTGCCGTGCTGCTGCTGGAAACCGGCGGCGTGCGCCTGCAGGAGGCCAACCTGGGGCTGGCGGCGATTGCCGATATCCACGCGGCGATTGTCGATCTGCGCCAGTACCAGCCGGTGATTGCTGTGGTGGCGGGCAGCGTGGGCTGCTTTGGCGGTATGTCGATTGCTGCCGGCTTGTGCAGCTACCTGGTGGTTACCCGTGAGGCCCGCCTGGGCCTGAACGGTCCGCAGGTGATCGAACAGGAAGCCGGCCTGGAAGAATACGATTCACGCGACCGGCCTTTTATCTGGAGCCTCACCGGGGGTGAGCAGCGTTTCAACAGTGCCCTGGTCGACCGTTATGTGGCCGACGACGTGGTGCAGATCCAGCAGACCGTCACGACGTTGTTGCACGCAGGCGTACCCGCTCGGCAGCGCAGTCGCCAGGCCGATTTTTACCTCGCGCGTCTGGCCGAACTGGACACCACCGCGCAAATCGACCCGGCGACGGTTCGCGATCTGTATCAGGGAGAACGCTCATGA
- a CDS encoding malonate decarboxylase subunit delta codes for METLSFEFPAGQPPTGRALVGCVGSGDLEVLLEPGVPGTLTIQVQTSVNGAQQRWQHLFERIFQEQTPPALNIDIHDFGATPGVVRLRLEQGFEEIGHD; via the coding sequence ATGGAAACCTTATCCTTTGAATTCCCCGCCGGGCAGCCACCTACCGGCCGTGCGCTGGTGGGTTGCGTCGGCTCGGGCGACCTGGAAGTGCTGTTGGAACCGGGCGTGCCCGGCACCCTGACCATCCAGGTGCAGACCTCGGTCAATGGCGCGCAGCAACGCTGGCAGCACCTGTTCGAGCGGATCTTCCAGGAGCAGACGCCACCGGCATTGAACATTGATATCCACGATTTCGGCGCCACCCCCGGTGTGGTGCGCTTGCGCCTGGAGCAGGGTTTCGAGGAGATCGGCCATGACTGA
- a CDS encoding RidA family protein: MSINRIRSNERLSGAVTFKDLVFVSGQVPDAGQDVATQTREVLDKIDALLAQAGSDKDHLLNATLYLKDIDSGFAPMNEVWCAWLSPGQAPTRTAVQAQLARPSVLVEISVIAARK; the protein is encoded by the coding sequence ATGAGCATCAACCGAATCCGCAGCAACGAGCGTCTCAGTGGCGCCGTGACCTTCAAGGACCTGGTGTTTGTGTCGGGCCAAGTGCCGGACGCCGGCCAGGACGTGGCGACACAAACCCGCGAGGTGCTGGACAAGATCGACGCGCTGCTGGCCCAGGCGGGCAGCGACAAAGATCATTTGCTCAACGCGACCCTCTACCTCAAAGACATCGACAGCGGCTTCGCACCGATGAACGAGGTGTGGTGCGCCTGGCTGTCGCCGGGGCAGGCGCCCACCCGCACTGCCGTGCAGGCACAACTGGCGCGGCCGAGTGTGCTGGTGGAAATCAGCGTGATTGCCGCCCGTAAATAA
- the madL gene encoding malonate transporter subunit MadL, translating to MIIYGVAFLAFCTLAGLFIGELLGKLLGIPANVGGVGIAMLLLIGLGSYLAKRGLFTGKSEQGVSFWGAIYIPIVVAMAAQQNVYGAISGGPMAILAGTLAVVLGFALVPVLVRIGNREPSAVVPTKEAG from the coding sequence ATGATTATTTACGGTGTGGCTTTTTTGGCGTTCTGCACGTTGGCAGGGCTGTTTATCGGTGAGCTGTTAGGCAAGTTGCTGGGTATCCCGGCCAACGTCGGCGGGGTGGGTATCGCCATGCTGCTGTTGATTGGTCTGGGCAGTTACCTGGCCAAGCGCGGTCTGTTTACCGGCAAATCGGAGCAGGGCGTGAGCTTCTGGGGGGCAATCTATATTCCGATCGTGGTGGCCATGGCCGCCCAGCAAAATGTGTATGGCGCCATCAGTGGCGGGCCCATGGCGATTCTGGCCGGGACCCTGGCCGTGGTGCTGGGCTTTGCCCTGGTGCCGGTGCTGGTACGCATCGGCAACCGTGAGCCGAGTGCGGTTGTTCCCACCAAAGAAGCCGGGTGA
- the mdcH gene encoding malonate decarboxylase subunit epsilon encodes MSSLLVFPGQGAQRPGMLQSLSPDVLDEASDALGEDVRLLDSANALASTRAVQLCLLIAGVAHARLLQHTPDYVAGLSIGAYPAAVIAGALDFADAVRLVSLRGELMQQAYPHGYGMTALIGPPLSTVETLLAEVHSPETPVYLANINADNQTVIAGSDAAMNRVAQRIKGNGVARRLAVSVPSHCALLEEPARTLAQAFVTLKAPRITYLSSTRARPVHNPEQLRDDLAFNMCRIVDWRGTVQSAYERGVRLQIELPPGAVLTGLSRRVFEQGTVIACEGARLDTLQALLTEEERRHR; translated from the coding sequence ATGAGCAGCTTGCTGGTGTTTCCAGGACAGGGTGCGCAACGGCCGGGCATGCTCCAGTCGTTATCCCCTGACGTCCTGGATGAAGCCAGCGATGCCTTGGGGGAAGACGTTCGCCTGCTCGATAGCGCGAACGCCCTCGCGTCGACCCGCGCGGTTCAGCTGTGCCTGCTGATCGCCGGCGTGGCCCACGCGCGTCTGCTGCAACACACGCCGGATTACGTGGCGGGCCTGTCCATCGGCGCCTACCCGGCGGCGGTGATCGCCGGTGCGCTGGATTTTGCCGATGCAGTCCGCCTGGTCAGCCTGCGCGGTGAATTGATGCAACAGGCTTATCCGCACGGCTACGGTATGACCGCGCTCATCGGCCCGCCGTTATCCACCGTTGAAACCTTGTTGGCCGAGGTGCACAGCCCCGAAACACCGGTGTACCTGGCTAATATCAATGCCGATAACCAGACCGTGATCGCCGGCAGCGACGCCGCGATGAACCGCGTCGCCCAGCGTATCAAGGGTAATGGCGTGGCCCGGCGCCTGGCCGTGAGCGTGCCGTCCCATTGCGCGCTGTTGGAGGAACCGGCCCGGACACTGGCGCAGGCCTTTGTGACACTCAAGGCGCCGCGCATCACCTACCTGAGCAGCACCCGCGCGCGACCGGTGCACAACCCGGAACAGCTGCGCGATGACCTGGCTTTTAACATGTGCCGCATCGTTGACTGGCGCGGCACCGTGCAAAGCGCCTACGAGCGCGGCGTGCGTCTGCAAATCGAACTGCCACCGGGCGCCGTGCTCACCGGGCTGTCGCGCCGGGTGTTTGAACAAGGCACGGTGATCGCCTGCGAAGGCGCGCGCCTGGATACGTTGCAGGCCCTGCTGACAGAGGAGGAGCGCCGCCACCGATAA